In a single window of the Microbacterium sp. SL75 genome:
- a CDS encoding LuxR C-terminal-related transcriptional regulator, with translation MLIDADAAPTGARAARRTSRFWAPRPEALDRLEAALGSDVVLLRGPAGVGKTSLLRQFAATLDADPERGVQSIDGSLTSPEALPRIVEAFADGPASHVLLIDNHVEGLGLSTDHLLHLLRADSSLRIVVATRQPTGLESPLIALEFDVQVLPACDLLMTRDEVASVLALNGVESTEIAVDELVALTHGWPALVQLASARLRLEGLPLRTRAEAAAAAAYAGTTFTHDMEERLAMPVTDDVRLLAVAPYITESLADALGLDSTTGTTRHLLDHLQSAGFVWPSATRVLLAEPVRERWLEEISARQPALVSAARLRLLDHLMSGGEPLLAAQLAADARQWTTLARVLRRSGPEIWARNADAFSRMLGQLRSNSSVSPVVVDALLALDPDTAASPETPSLAASVLSDLPDAKSVAVGDAEALIMRASLHRAAGRFALAGEASGMLSDALRGAQDLDPETAAEGWYQVAMTFLAMGRLRDASVSMTLSDRVAPPAHRLRARGALAVIALLEGDVRTARSIVEENSTDSWGASPWGEGLRLASAWVLLEAGEAGEARALLDALPATSAARELWPFAASTHILSCLLSGAASDALGLFRTWMARSRSTPPSHYQSVQILMTRAKVLIALRQAREALALFEGPFALSPLTAPAIALSQLYAGRSHEAFVMSVKWGLHHEPSPRAALESLVVSVVADVRLNGVSSHRSTVQRAEALSIRHDLWSPWSAVAPEDRARVTKILSSSSREQIEARTSLFASSVSVPRLTKREQVVLSQLTPTSTIADIARALVVSPNTVKTQLQSLYRKLEVSDRSSAIRAAHAWGLIENDLDA, from the coding sequence ATGTTGATCGACGCGGATGCCGCTCCCACCGGCGCACGAGCCGCCCGCCGCACGAGCCGGTTCTGGGCGCCACGCCCTGAGGCACTGGACCGCCTCGAAGCGGCCTTGGGCAGTGACGTCGTCCTGCTTCGCGGTCCGGCCGGCGTCGGGAAGACGTCGCTTCTGCGTCAGTTCGCGGCCACGCTCGACGCAGACCCGGAGCGCGGCGTCCAATCCATCGACGGCAGCCTCACCTCACCGGAGGCCCTCCCCCGCATCGTCGAAGCCTTCGCGGACGGGCCCGCCTCCCATGTCCTGCTGATCGACAATCACGTCGAGGGACTCGGACTCTCGACCGATCACCTCCTCCACCTCCTGCGTGCCGACAGCAGCCTTCGAATCGTGGTCGCCACCCGTCAGCCGACCGGCCTCGAGAGCCCGCTCATCGCTCTCGAGTTCGATGTGCAGGTGCTGCCCGCGTGCGACTTGCTCATGACCCGCGACGAGGTGGCATCCGTCCTGGCCCTGAACGGGGTCGAATCGACCGAGATCGCCGTCGACGAGCTGGTGGCGCTCACCCACGGGTGGCCCGCCCTCGTCCAGCTGGCGAGCGCACGACTGCGCTTGGAGGGCCTCCCCCTGCGCACGCGAGCCGAAGCCGCCGCCGCGGCGGCGTATGCGGGCACCACCTTCACCCACGACATGGAAGAGCGTCTGGCCATGCCGGTGACAGACGACGTCCGCTTGCTGGCGGTCGCCCCGTACATCACCGAGTCGCTCGCGGACGCCCTGGGCCTCGACTCGACGACGGGTACGACGCGTCACCTCCTCGATCACCTCCAGAGCGCGGGCTTCGTCTGGCCCAGCGCGACGCGCGTTCTCCTGGCCGAGCCGGTTCGCGAGCGCTGGCTGGAGGAGATCTCCGCTCGGCAGCCTGCGCTCGTGTCCGCGGCGAGGCTGCGTCTGCTCGACCATCTCATGTCGGGAGGGGAGCCGCTCCTCGCGGCCCAGCTCGCGGCAGACGCACGGCAGTGGACGACCCTGGCCCGCGTCCTTCGACGGTCGGGGCCGGAGATCTGGGCACGCAACGCCGACGCCTTCTCGCGCATGCTCGGCCAGCTCAGGTCCAACTCTTCGGTCTCGCCGGTCGTCGTTGACGCACTGCTCGCGCTCGACCCCGATACCGCAGCGTCCCCGGAGACCCCGTCGCTCGCCGCCTCCGTCCTCAGTGACCTTCCCGACGCCAAGAGCGTCGCCGTGGGGGATGCCGAGGCCCTCATCATGCGCGCAAGCCTGCACCGCGCCGCGGGGCGGTTCGCTCTCGCCGGCGAAGCGTCCGGCATGCTGTCCGACGCCCTCCGCGGAGCGCAGGACCTCGATCCCGAGACGGCGGCGGAGGGGTGGTATCAGGTCGCGATGACCTTCCTCGCGATGGGCAGACTGCGGGACGCGAGCGTGTCCATGACGCTCTCCGATCGAGTCGCGCCGCCCGCCCACAGGCTCCGTGCTCGCGGAGCGCTGGCCGTCATCGCCCTCCTCGAGGGCGACGTCCGCACGGCGCGCTCCATCGTGGAGGAGAACAGCACAGACAGCTGGGGGGCCTCGCCCTGGGGAGAAGGGCTCCGGCTGGCATCCGCGTGGGTTCTGCTCGAAGCCGGAGAAGCCGGAGAAGCCCGCGCCCTTCTCGACGCTCTGCCCGCGACCTCCGCGGCCCGGGAATTGTGGCCCTTCGCTGCCTCGACCCACATCCTGTCGTGCCTGCTGTCGGGCGCAGCTTCCGACGCACTCGGGCTCTTCCGCACCTGGATGGCACGATCCCGAAGCACCCCGCCATCGCACTATCAGTCGGTGCAGATCCTCATGACGCGGGCGAAAGTGCTGATCGCGCTCCGGCAGGCACGAGAGGCGCTCGCGCTGTTCGAGGGCCCTTTCGCGCTCTCCCCTCTCACCGCTCCCGCTATCGCCCTGTCGCAGCTGTACGCCGGGCGATCACACGAGGCGTTCGTCATGAGCGTCAAGTGGGGGCTCCACCACGAGCCCTCCCCGCGGGCTGCTCTCGAAAGCTTGGTCGTGAGCGTCGTGGCCGACGTGCGACTGAACGGCGTCAGCTCACACCGCTCCACCGTTCAACGCGCCGAGGCTTTGAGCATCCGGCATGACCTGTGGAGCCCATGGAGCGCTGTCGCGCCCGAGGACCGCGCACGGGTCACCAAGATCCTCTCGTCTTCGTCACGCGAGCAGATCGAGGCGAGGACGTCGTTGTTCGCGTCCTCGGTCAGCGTGCCCCGTCTGACCAAGCGCGAGCAGGTGGTGTTGAGCCAGCTCACTCCGACCTCGACGATCGCCGACATCGCACGTGCGCTCGTCGTGTCGCCGAACACCGTCAAGACGCAGCTGCAGAGTCTCTATCGCAAGCTCGAGGTGTCGGACCGCTCGAGTGCGATTCGCGCCGCACACGCCTGGGGGCTCATCGAGAACGACCTGGACGCGTGA
- a CDS encoding helix-turn-helix domain-containing protein: MNDAPDPWTEFARELGVRMIRARAEKRMSQEQVAHAAGLATFTYRKLEKGESNPGTAANPRLRTLVALSDVLGIPLRDLIPAPPKGLPPGR, encoded by the coding sequence ATGAACGACGCGCCCGACCCCTGGACAGAGTTCGCCCGCGAGTTGGGCGTGCGAATGATCCGCGCCCGCGCCGAGAAGCGAATGTCCCAGGAGCAGGTCGCCCACGCGGCGGGCCTCGCGACCTTCACCTATCGGAAGCTCGAGAAGGGCGAGTCCAATCCCGGCACCGCCGCGAATCCGCGCCTTCGGACCCTCGTCGCGCTCTCGGACGTGCTCGGCATCCCGCTTCGCGACCTGATCCCCGCCCCGCCGAAGGGTCTCCCTCCCGGTCGGTGA
- a CDS encoding VanZ family protein, which produces MPADRSPSRRRYVATAVTAVYLAALGVILLWPDHLDRKAGAAYAVLYELFPGATPRTMDFGLNVVLFVPFGVVLGVVLRGHPWRLLGIACAVPLLVEIFQGVFLPGRTSSVVDVVANALGALIGAAAMALGRGLLIGRRTRPRR; this is translated from the coding sequence GTGCCCGCCGATCGATCGCCTTCCCGTCGCCGCTACGTCGCGACGGCGGTGACGGCCGTCTATCTCGCCGCCCTGGGCGTCATCCTGCTCTGGCCCGACCACCTCGACCGCAAGGCGGGCGCCGCCTACGCCGTCCTCTACGAGCTCTTCCCCGGGGCGACCCCCCGAACCATGGACTTCGGTCTCAACGTCGTCCTGTTCGTCCCTTTCGGCGTCGTCCTGGGGGTGGTCCTCAGAGGACACCCATGGCGGCTCCTCGGTATCGCCTGCGCCGTCCCGCTTCTCGTCGAGATCTTCCAAGGGGTCTTCCTCCCCGGGCGTACGAGCAGCGTTGTCGATGTGGTCGCCAACGCGCTGGGCGCTCTCATCGGGGCGGCCGCGATGGCTCTGGGACGAGGCCTCCTCATCGGCCGACGCACTCGACCACGTCGCTGA
- a CDS encoding ABC1 kinase family protein — protein MASILISITAVVSAVLVGFVARRVLGTAVGWPRSIVVGLLVFLLGVPSAGWTLRQTGLPDASASIPSEDVWIWAGLITLSLAWVFALGVAALVASEAIFPTRPLPNPIDVVRAALRQRKRTRRYLEILAIASRHGVGWLFHGGRARVEEQLSTSEERARAIVATLNDAGVSFVKLGQVLSTRRDLVPEPYLSALASLQTNATTLPWDTVRSVIEADLGRSIDSVFAEVDPLPLAAASVAQVHRARLLDGTAVVVKVQRPAARAQVEADADIIGRLAHRAEARTRVGRDLRIESVARGFTATLLEELDYRIEARNTQMIGSTLELIDRAEPDRRGLITVPDIFSEASGQRVLTMGLVDGTALSDSAARIALLDPAQRDRLAETLMATVLEQILVYGVFHADLHPGNVVLKTDGTLGLIDFGAVGIIERSRRQHMTAFLLAALSENDVAATDALLLIVDAPEDVDLEAFRHDIGVVLTTEHLRTTGHGSIFTRMVDVIRQHHIALPGELASAFRSFATLEGCLRVIVDEFDMVGRALPLMPTLLRRTVSVKRMATDAQAQAVIALARLEQIPRRLDALLTGVEKGSIGITLRSADGEDVSGILGRATGEIASTLVSIAAVVIAVVLVIAGGGPVLGGSITLFAVLGAVVGLFGFLGLLRIVRRTFGRRG, from the coding sequence ATGGCCAGCATCCTGATCTCGATCACCGCCGTCGTCTCGGCGGTACTCGTCGGGTTCGTCGCGCGTCGGGTCCTCGGGACCGCGGTCGGTTGGCCGCGAAGCATCGTCGTGGGACTCCTGGTCTTCCTCCTGGGAGTGCCGTCGGCGGGGTGGACCCTGCGGCAGACGGGCTTGCCCGATGCCTCGGCATCCATTCCCTCCGAAGACGTGTGGATCTGGGCGGGATTGATCACGCTCTCGCTCGCGTGGGTCTTCGCCCTCGGGGTCGCCGCCCTCGTGGCGAGCGAGGCGATCTTCCCGACCCGTCCGCTGCCCAACCCGATCGATGTGGTCCGGGCCGCGCTCCGCCAGCGCAAGCGGACCCGACGGTATCTGGAGATCCTCGCGATCGCCTCGCGCCACGGCGTAGGTTGGCTCTTCCACGGCGGCCGCGCCCGCGTGGAGGAGCAGCTCAGCACCTCCGAGGAACGTGCCCGCGCCATCGTGGCGACCCTGAACGACGCCGGCGTCAGCTTCGTCAAGCTGGGCCAGGTGCTGTCCACCCGACGAGACCTCGTGCCGGAGCCGTACCTGAGCGCCCTCGCCTCCCTGCAGACGAATGCGACGACCCTCCCCTGGGATACGGTGCGATCGGTCATCGAAGCAGACCTGGGGCGATCCATCGACTCCGTGTTCGCCGAGGTCGATCCCCTCCCCCTCGCCGCAGCCTCGGTCGCACAGGTGCACCGGGCCCGACTGCTCGACGGCACGGCCGTGGTCGTCAAAGTGCAGCGACCCGCGGCTCGCGCGCAAGTGGAGGCGGATGCCGACATCATCGGGCGTCTCGCTCATCGAGCCGAGGCGCGCACGCGCGTCGGTCGCGACCTCCGAATCGAGTCCGTCGCCCGCGGATTCACCGCCACTCTTCTCGAAGAGCTCGACTATCGCATCGAGGCACGCAACACCCAGATGATCGGATCGACCCTCGAACTGATCGATCGCGCGGAGCCCGACCGACGAGGCCTCATCACCGTCCCGGACATCTTCTCCGAGGCCTCCGGCCAGCGAGTGCTCACGATGGGGCTCGTCGACGGAACAGCTCTGAGCGACTCGGCGGCTCGAATCGCCCTCCTCGACCCCGCCCAGCGCGATCGCCTCGCGGAGACACTGATGGCGACGGTCCTCGAGCAGATCCTGGTCTACGGGGTCTTCCACGCCGACCTGCACCCGGGCAACGTCGTACTGAAGACCGACGGCACCCTCGGCCTCATCGATTTCGGCGCCGTCGGCATCATCGAGCGCAGCCGACGCCAGCACATGACGGCTTTCCTTCTCGCCGCTCTCAGCGAGAACGATGTCGCGGCCACCGACGCGCTCCTGCTCATCGTCGATGCGCCCGAAGACGTGGATCTGGAGGCCTTCCGGCACGACATCGGCGTCGTCCTGACCACGGAGCATCTGCGCACGACCGGTCACGGCTCGATCTTCACCCGAATGGTCGACGTGATCCGCCAGCATCACATCGCTCTGCCGGGCGAGCTGGCGTCCGCCTTCCGCAGTTTCGCCACTCTCGAGGGCTGTCTCCGGGTCATCGTCGACGAGTTCGACATGGTCGGCCGAGCGCTTCCCCTCATGCCGACCCTGCTGCGCCGGACGGTGTCGGTCAAACGCATGGCCACCGACGCCCAGGCCCAGGCGGTCATCGCCCTCGCTCGTCTCGAACAGATACCGCGCCGCCTCGATGCGCTGCTCACCGGGGTTGAGAAGGGCTCCATCGGCATCACCCTTCGCAGCGCCGACGGAGAGGACGTCAGCGGCATCCTCGGTCGGGCCACGGGCGAGATCGCCTCCACCCTGGTCTCGATCGCAGCGGTGGTCATCGCCGTGGTCCTGGTGATCGCGGGGGGAGGCCCCGTCCTCGGGGGATCCATCACGTTGTTCGCGGTGCTCGGCGCGGTGGTCGGGCTCTTCGGCTTCCTCGGTCTCCTTCGTATCGTGCGCAGAACGTTCGGCCGCCGCGGCTGA
- a CDS encoding UDP-glucose dehydrogenase family protein, producing the protein MRLSVVGCGYLGAVHAAAMASIGHEVVGIDVDERKIETLSRGQAPFFEPGLQEILTEGIASGRLSFTTDMSAARGAAVHFIGVGTPQQSGGHAADLTYVDAAVDALVPFLSPGDVVAGKSTVPVGTAARLAPRVAERGAVLVWNPEFLREGWAVQDTVDPDRLVAGVPSSDGSPTDEGERTAEILREVYHPSIAKGTPFIVTDYATAELVKVAANAFLATKISFINAMAEIAEVTGADVTTLADAIGHDARIGRRFLGAGIGFGGGCLPKDIRAFSARAEELGRGESVAFLREIDAINLRRRDRAVELATSALGGSVFGAKIAVLGAAFKPHSDDIRDSPALDVAVRLHGLGARVTLTDPAAIDNARRMHPQLTYDADLDATLRDADAVIVVTEWDEYRRHLSPEHAASLARGRIVIDGRNCLDPVAWRAAGWTYHGMGRP; encoded by the coding sequence GTGCGTCTGTCTGTCGTAGGTTGCGGATACTTGGGAGCCGTTCACGCGGCGGCAATGGCCTCGATCGGTCACGAAGTGGTGGGAATCGACGTCGACGAGCGGAAGATCGAGACGCTCTCGAGGGGCCAGGCGCCGTTCTTCGAACCCGGACTGCAGGAGATCCTCACCGAGGGCATCGCCTCGGGTCGGCTGTCCTTCACGACCGACATGTCCGCTGCGCGAGGGGCGGCGGTGCACTTCATCGGCGTCGGCACGCCGCAGCAATCCGGCGGGCATGCGGCAGATCTGACCTACGTCGACGCGGCCGTCGATGCGCTCGTCCCCTTCCTCTCCCCGGGTGATGTGGTCGCCGGCAAGTCGACGGTCCCGGTCGGCACCGCCGCTCGTCTGGCGCCTCGGGTGGCCGAGCGCGGCGCGGTGCTGGTGTGGAACCCGGAGTTCCTGCGGGAGGGGTGGGCGGTTCAAGACACCGTCGACCCCGATCGGTTGGTCGCCGGCGTCCCCTCGAGCGACGGGTCCCCCACCGACGAAGGCGAGCGCACCGCCGAGATCCTCCGCGAGGTCTACCACCCGTCCATCGCCAAGGGCACGCCCTTCATCGTCACCGACTACGCGACGGCCGAACTGGTGAAGGTCGCCGCGAACGCCTTCCTCGCCACCAAGATCAGCTTCATCAACGCCATGGCCGAGATCGCCGAGGTGACGGGTGCCGATGTGACCACCTTGGCCGACGCCATCGGTCACGACGCCCGAATCGGGCGCCGCTTCCTCGGAGCGGGCATCGGGTTCGGGGGCGGGTGCCTCCCGAAGGACATCCGAGCCTTCTCGGCGCGCGCCGAGGAGCTCGGTCGCGGAGAGTCCGTCGCATTCCTGCGCGAGATCGACGCCATCAACCTCCGCCGCCGAGACCGCGCTGTCGAGCTCGCCACCAGCGCGCTGGGCGGCAGCGTCTTCGGTGCGAAGATCGCCGTCCTAGGAGCCGCTTTCAAACCGCACAGCGACGACATCCGCGACTCCCCGGCGCTCGACGTCGCCGTCCGACTGCACGGCCTGGGGGCCCGGGTCACCCTGACGGACCCCGCGGCGATCGACAACGCCCGCCGTATGCACCCGCAACTCACCTACGATGCGGACCTCGATGCCACCCTTCGGGACGCGGACGCGGTCATCGTCGTGACCGAGTGGGACGAGTACCGTCGGCACCTCAGCCCCGAACACGCGGCCTCGTTGGCGCGCGGCCGTATCGTGATCGACGGTCGCAACTGCCTCGATCCGGTGGCGTGGCGCGCCGCGGGATGGACCTACCACGGCATGGGTCGCCCCTGA
- a CDS encoding sugar transferase has product MTSVPSAASTPPEHVRDPWRGRYRRNLVLTDFAALVWVVYGTQLLWFGLGNAQLAAGRDSRISDLSYWAFSAILIVTWMWALAFVDSRSDRAIGTGSTEYVRIADASFRLFGTVAIIAFLTQIDVARGYLLVSLPLGILVLCFTRWMWRQWLVVQRSRGRYSAHVLLVGSLPSVTQLAREFARSPSAGYRVVGACVPNGRIADTIPGSVVPIMGHVGDVTRALHATGADTVAITSADELPAEKVKEISWSLEAGRQHLVLAPSIVDIAGPRLHTRPVAGLPLIHVETPKFSRGQSFLKRSVDLVAASIGLVLLSPVLLFLTVAVRLSSEGPVLFRQIRVGFRGREFTMFKFRSMVVNAEELRAQLTAQQRDSGNEVLFKMKNDPRVTPIGRVMRKFSLDELPQLFNVIGGSMSLVGPRPPLPSEVAVYADHVHRRFLAKPGITGLWQVSGRSSLSWEDSVRLDLSYVENWTLLGDFVILGKTARAALAPGETAA; this is encoded by the coding sequence ATGACATCGGTGCCCTCCGCGGCCTCGACGCCTCCCGAGCACGTTCGCGACCCCTGGCGCGGACGATACCGACGCAACCTCGTGCTCACCGACTTCGCTGCCCTCGTCTGGGTCGTCTACGGCACCCAGCTCCTCTGGTTCGGGCTGGGGAATGCGCAGCTCGCCGCGGGGCGTGACAGCCGCATCAGCGACCTGTCGTACTGGGCCTTCTCCGCGATCCTCATCGTCACCTGGATGTGGGCCCTCGCCTTCGTCGATTCGCGCAGCGACCGCGCTATCGGCACGGGTTCCACGGAGTACGTGCGCATCGCCGACGCCAGCTTCCGGCTGTTCGGAACCGTCGCCATCATCGCCTTCCTGACGCAGATCGATGTCGCGCGGGGCTACCTGCTGGTGAGCCTGCCGCTCGGCATCCTGGTCCTCTGTTTCACCCGCTGGATGTGGCGGCAGTGGCTCGTCGTCCAACGCTCCCGTGGTCGGTACTCCGCGCACGTGCTCCTGGTCGGGTCGCTCCCCTCCGTGACGCAACTCGCCCGGGAGTTCGCCCGCAGCCCCAGCGCGGGATACCGCGTCGTCGGTGCCTGCGTGCCGAACGGACGGATCGCCGACACCATCCCCGGCTCGGTGGTCCCGATCATGGGACATGTCGGCGACGTGACGCGCGCACTGCACGCGACGGGGGCCGACACGGTCGCGATCACCAGCGCGGACGAGCTCCCCGCCGAGAAGGTGAAGGAGATCTCGTGGAGCCTGGAGGCCGGTCGTCAGCATCTCGTCCTCGCCCCGAGCATCGTCGACATCGCCGGCCCGCGCCTGCACACCAGACCCGTCGCCGGCCTGCCCCTCATCCACGTCGAGACGCCGAAGTTCTCGAGGGGGCAGAGCTTCCTGAAGAGGTCCGTCGACCTCGTGGCTGCGAGCATCGGACTGGTGCTCCTCAGCCCGGTCCTGCTGTTCCTGACCGTCGCGGTGAGGCTGTCGAGCGAGGGGCCGGTCCTCTTCCGCCAGATCCGCGTCGGCTTTCGCGGGCGGGAGTTCACCATGTTCAAGTTCCGCTCGATGGTCGTCAACGCCGAGGAGTTGCGCGCGCAGCTCACCGCCCAGCAGCGGGATTCCGGCAACGAGGTGCTGTTCAAGATGAAGAACGATCCGCGGGTCACGCCCATCGGGCGCGTGATGCGGAAATTCAGCCTCGACGAGCTCCCCCAGCTCTTCAATGTGATCGGTGGATCGATGTCGCTGGTCGGACCGCGTCCCCCCTTGCCGTCAGAGGTGGCGGTCTACGCCGACCACGTCCACAGACGTTTTCTCGCCAAGCCCGGTATCACCGGCCTCTGGCAGGTCAGCGGGCGATCATCCCTCTCCTGGGAGGATTCGGTACGACTCGATCTGTCGTACGTGGAAAACTGGACGCTTCTGGGCGATTTCGTCATCCTCGGCAAGACGGCTCGCGCAGCACTCGCTCCCGGCGAGACCGCTGCGTGA
- a CDS encoding PIG-L family deacetylase has product MPRTASPPRRPLRVQAGLIAAIAIAALVVTAVAGVFAFALLRPEPAATSSPAPAHETTSSPAPSLSTSATPTPPPAPPAPPVSPAAQGCEGSSTLMTIWAHPDDDIIFANPTISDAIAAGRCVRTVFVTAGDAGKGMDYVRARELGILRAYNAMRGKDGEWDATEIALGTGVHVRRLTPRDDARLSVLYLRLPDGNITGAGFDATAHATLSKLYDGTEASLAPVDGGVAVTRDQLVGSIRELASAFAPQSTLTHIPRGSAFAPGDHPDHSAVGTLVRDTLTSDAAVGPGIRYFVGYPSEDLPRNLEGAVLDTKVDTYRIYTQQDQVIRCADRNACLKTRKFGEWLQRSYPKTEAELQMG; this is encoded by the coding sequence ATGCCCCGCACCGCGTCGCCGCCGCGTCGCCCTCTCCGGGTGCAGGCCGGTCTGATCGCGGCGATCGCGATCGCCGCTCTCGTGGTGACCGCCGTCGCCGGTGTCTTCGCGTTCGCGCTGCTTCGGCCCGAGCCCGCGGCGACCTCGTCGCCCGCACCGGCTCACGAGACGACCTCTTCTCCCGCCCCGTCGCTGTCGACGTCGGCGACACCCACGCCGCCCCCGGCGCCCCCGGCGCCGCCGGTCTCGCCGGCCGCCCAGGGATGCGAGGGGTCGTCGACGCTGATGACGATCTGGGCGCATCCCGACGATGACATCATCTTCGCCAACCCCACCATCTCGGATGCGATCGCCGCCGGCCGGTGCGTGCGCACCGTGTTCGTCACGGCGGGAGACGCGGGGAAGGGAATGGACTACGTGCGGGCACGGGAGCTCGGCATCCTGCGCGCGTACAACGCCATGCGCGGCAAGGACGGCGAGTGGGATGCCACGGAGATCGCCCTCGGTACCGGCGTGCACGTGCGGCGGCTGACGCCGAGGGACGACGCGCGTCTGTCGGTGCTCTATCTGCGGCTGCCGGACGGCAACATCACGGGCGCCGGGTTCGATGCGACCGCGCACGCGACCCTGAGCAAGCTCTACGATGGAACCGAGGCCTCGCTCGCCCCGGTCGACGGGGGAGTGGCGGTGACGCGGGATCAGCTCGTGGGTTCGATCCGGGAACTGGCTTCCGCGTTCGCTCCGCAGAGCACCCTCACCCATATCCCCCGGGGCAGCGCTTTCGCCCCCGGCGACCACCCCGATCATTCGGCCGTCGGCACTCTCGTCCGTGACACGCTGACCTCGGACGCGGCCGTAGGCCCCGGCATCCGGTACTTCGTGGGGTACCCCTCCGAGGACCTGCCTCGGAACCTGGAAGGGGCGGTGCTCGACACCAAGGTCGACACGTACCGCATCTACACGCAGCAGGACCAGGTGATCCGCTGCGCCGATCGCAACGCATGTCTGAAGACCCGCAAGTTCGGCGAGTGGCTCCAGAGGTCCTACCCCAAGACCGAAGCCGAACTCCAGATGGGCTGA
- a CDS encoding three-helix bundle dimerization domain-containing protein, whose protein sequence is MTERGEGFDKDQTITGVEERLQARFPDAEPGVVHEEAVVAVDKYADAPVKDFVDIIAEREARAAVEDSLSSES, encoded by the coding sequence ATGACCGAGCGCGGCGAGGGTTTCGACAAGGACCAGACCATCACCGGGGTCGAGGAGCGCCTTCAAGCGCGCTTCCCCGATGCGGAACCGGGAGTGGTGCACGAAGAGGCCGTCGTCGCGGTCGACAAGTACGCCGACGCGCCCGTGAAGGACTTCGTCGACATCATCGCCGAGCGCGAAGCACGAGCAGCGGTCGAGGATTCGCTCTCGAGCGAGTCCTGA